One Maribacter sp. HTCC2170 genomic window, GAATATTCTATATTCTTTACAGACAATACCAGTTAAAGAATGATAAAAAACTACTAACTCTTGAACAATCGATGCTTCGCAGTCAAATGAACCCACATTTTTTGTTCAATTCTTTGAATTCCATTAAGCTTTACATCATAAACAATGAAAAAAAGAACGCAGTTCATTATTTGAACAAATTTTCCAAATTGATTCGAAAAATATTAGAAGCATCTTCAATGAAAGAAATTCCTTTGGCCGAGGAGTTGGAAACGGTTGAGTTGTATATGAATATAGAAAACATTCGGTTCTCCAATGAGATTAATTTCACCATTGCCATTGATGAAGATATTGATGTACATACCATAAAAATACCATCTCTTATACTTCAACCTTTCTTAGAAAATGCTTTATGGCATGGTCTTTCTCCGAAAGAAGGTGAAAAAAATATAGATCTGCACGTAAGCAGAGGAAGTAATAACTTTATTGACATAAGCATAACAGATAATGGCGTTGGAAGAGATGCAGCAGAAATCATTAAAGAAAGTAAAGTCTTAAAACGTAAATCTGTCGGCATTGAAATCACTAAAGAGCGACTTGCAAATTTTGCAAGGGATTACCAAAACACCTTTGATGTGACCATAATTGATTTATTTGACAAAGAAAGTAACGCTACAGGCACCAGGGTAGTCCTACACATACCTACAGTTTAGCATATTCTGCGGCAACTTTCTCCAATTCTTTGTACCAATCTTCACCAAACTTTCTAATCAAAGCCTCTTTTACAAATTTAAACACTGGAACCTTGAGTTCTTTACCTAACGAACAGGCTGAATCACAAATTTGCCATTTGTGGTAATTCACCGCTGTAAGTTCTGAATACTCCCTTACCCTTACTGGGTACAAATGACAAGAGACAGGCTTTTTCCAAGATACGGCCCCTTGATTATAAGCTTCCTCGATACCACATTTGGCCGTATTGTCATCACTATAAATCACATAAGCACATTCACTATTATTGATCAAAGTGGTTTCCCATTCACCATCGTCACCTTTCACAAATGCTCCCTGCTCCTCAATTGCAGCAATACCCTCATCGCGAAGAAAGGGTTTTACATCTTTATATATGTCGACAAGGATTTCTGTTTCTTTATCCTCCAGCGGAGCACCGGCATTTCCATCAACACAACATGCGCCTTTGCAAGCACTAAGGTTACATACAAAATCGTTATCTATAATTTCCTCAGATACAATCGTCTTTCCCAGTTGGAACATTATATGCTATTTTTTGGTCAAAGATAGATCTAACTTCTTAAATGTTCGGATGATTTATTACTTCCGAGATCCAAATACAGATTGATTAACGTAGATTTGTCGGCCATTTGAAAACTTATCACTATGGAATTAAATTTAAACTTTAGGGAAATTGCAACATCGAGCATGGTTCTTTTTGCTGTAATAGATATAATAGGTAGTGTTCCCGTAATTATTGGGTTAAGAAAAAAGGTCGGGCATGTTCAATCTGAAAAAGCTTCGGTTGTAGCGGCAATTATAATGATCGCCTTTCTCTTTATTGGAGAAGAAATCTTGAAGTTGATAGGAATCGATGTTTATTCATTCGCTGTCGCGGGATCTTTTATTTTATTTTTTCTTGCCATAGAAATGATCTTGGGCATTACACTTTATAAAAATGACGCTCCCGAAAGTGCCTCAATCGTACCAATTGCTTTCCCATTGATCGCTGGTGCTGGGACCATGACTTCTATTTTATCTTTAAGGGCTGAATTTCAGGT contains:
- a CDS encoding DUF3109 family protein, which encodes MFQLGKTIVSEEIIDNDFVCNLSACKGACCVDGNAGAPLEDKETEILVDIYKDVKPFLRDEGIAAIEEQGAFVKGDDGEWETTLINNSECAYVIYSDDNTAKCGIEEAYNQGAVSWKKPVSCHLYPVRVREYSELTAVNYHKWQICDSACSLGKELKVPVFKFVKEALIRKFGEDWYKELEKVAAEYAKL
- a CDS encoding MarC family protein encodes the protein MELNLNFREIATSSMVLFAVIDIIGSVPVIIGLRKKVGHVQSEKASVVAAIIMIAFLFIGEEILKLIGIDVYSFAVAGSFILFFLAIEMILGITLYKNDAPESASIVPIAFPLIAGAGTMTSILSLRAEFQVENIIVAILINIIFVYIVLKSSSKIEKVLGKNGISIIEKIFGVILLAIAVKLFAANINVLFK